From the Micromonospora lupini genome, one window contains:
- a CDS encoding MazG-like family protein, whose translation MDESIWAAARAARSWLDAANGTGQTELTCRILKLTEEAGEASAAWIGLLGQNPRKGVTHTREDVAAELADVVFSALVAIESLGLDAQTVVGACAGKVRSRLEG comes from the coding sequence GTGGACGAATCGATCTGGGCGGCGGCCCGGGCTGCGCGGAGCTGGCTGGACGCGGCGAACGGCACCGGGCAGACGGAACTGACCTGCCGCATCCTCAAGCTCACCGAGGAGGCGGGGGAGGCATCGGCCGCCTGGATCGGGCTGCTCGGGCAGAATCCGCGCAAGGGTGTCACCCACACCCGCGAGGACGTGGCAGCCGAGTTGGCCGACGTGGTGTTCAGCGCGCTCGTGGCCATCGAGAGTCTCGGACTCGACGCGCAGACCGTTGTGGGGGCCTGCGCCGGAAAGGTCCGCTCTCGCCTGGAGGGGTGA
- a CDS encoding VOC family protein — MAAEHPVPVVRQLRLVVEAADHEAAVAFYRDALGLPEEAAFTGDGDARVVILDAGRATLEIANPAQKRMIDEVEVGRQVAPRIRVAFEVDDARATTARLVAAGASEIAPPTRTPWQSLNSRLDAPADLQITVFEELAGTAAVDPGHDGDV; from the coding sequence ATGGCCGCCGAGCACCCCGTACCCGTCGTCCGTCAGCTGCGCCTCGTGGTGGAGGCAGCGGACCACGAGGCTGCTGTGGCGTTCTACCGGGACGCCCTCGGCCTACCCGAGGAGGCGGCGTTCACCGGCGACGGGGACGCCCGGGTGGTGATCCTGGACGCCGGTCGGGCCACACTGGAGATCGCCAACCCGGCACAGAAGCGGATGATCGACGAGGTCGAGGTGGGCCGGCAGGTCGCGCCGCGCATCCGGGTGGCCTTCGAGGTGGACGACGCACGGGCGACCACGGCCCGACTCGTCGCCGCCGGGGCGAGCGAGATCGCGCCGCCGACGCGTACACCGTGGCAGTCGCTGAACTCCCGCCTGGACGCCCCGGCGGACCTCCAGATCACCGTCTTCGAGGAGCTTGCCGGGACCGCGGCGGTGGACCCCGGACATGACGGCGACGTCTGA
- a CDS encoding DUF1345 domain-containing protein, translated as MTSTGPLSRPPDGHTPAATQLVVVAVAGVIAGCVFALTLTPSLAPLAGWDAAALSWLVLVWRKLWPMDAARTARLAVHEDPNRATRDVVLLIACLASLLAVGLVVASAHSAPPGLHRDLYGGLGVFSVLLSWLVVHTVFAARYARIYYTGPDGGVNFNQPEPPRYTDFAYVAFTIGATFQVSDTNLTSNEMRRTVLRHSMVSYLFGAFIIAVTVNLLAGLAH; from the coding sequence ATGACCAGCACGGGTCCGCTGTCCCGCCCCCCGGACGGGCACACCCCGGCGGCGACGCAACTCGTCGTCGTGGCGGTGGCAGGCGTCATCGCCGGCTGCGTCTTCGCCCTGACACTGACGCCGTCGCTCGCGCCACTGGCCGGCTGGGACGCCGCCGCGCTGAGCTGGCTGGTGCTGGTGTGGCGCAAACTCTGGCCGATGGACGCCGCCCGCACCGCCCGACTCGCCGTGCACGAGGACCCGAACCGGGCCACCCGGGACGTGGTGCTGCTGATCGCCTGCCTCGCCAGCCTGCTGGCCGTCGGCCTCGTGGTGGCCAGCGCCCACTCGGCGCCACCCGGCCTGCACCGGGACCTGTACGGCGGGCTGGGCGTCTTCAGCGTGCTGCTGTCCTGGCTGGTGGTGCACACCGTGTTCGCCGCCCGCTACGCCCGGATCTACTACACCGGCCCCGACGGCGGGGTGAACTTCAACCAGCCCGAACCGCCCCGGTACACGGACTTCGCCTACGTGGCGTTCACCATCGGGGCGACGTTCCAGGTCTCCGACACCAACCTGACCAGCAACGAGATGCGTCGCACGGTGCTGCGGCACTCGATGGTGTCGTACCTGTTCGGCGCGTTCATCATCGCCGTCACGGTGAACCTGCTGGCGGGGCTGGCCCACTGA
- a CDS encoding S-(hydroxymethyl)mycothiol dehydrogenase, translating to MSQEVRGVISRSKGAPVEVTTIVVPDPGPGEAIVRIQSCGVCHTDLHYREGGINDDYPFLLGHEAAGVVEQVGEGVTDVAPGDFVVLNWRAVCGVCRACRRGRPWYCFNTHNAAQRMTLTDGTELAPALGIGAFAEKTLVHAGQCTKVNPAARPAAVGLLGCGVMAGLGAAMNTGNVTRGDSVAVIGCGGVGDAAVVGAALAGATTIVAVDTDSRKLDWARTFGATHTVNASETDPVEAIRAATGGFGADVVIDAVGRPETWKQAFYARDLAGTVVLVGVPTPQMQIELPLLDVFGRGGALKSSWYGDCLPSRDFPMLTELYLQGRLDLDAFVTEEIALDQVENAFDRMHHGDVLRSVVVF from the coding sequence GTGAGCCAGGAAGTCCGGGGAGTCATCTCCCGCAGCAAGGGCGCACCGGTCGAGGTCACCACCATCGTGGTACCCGATCCCGGCCCCGGTGAGGCGATCGTCCGGATCCAGTCCTGCGGGGTCTGCCACACCGACCTGCACTACCGCGAGGGTGGCATCAACGACGACTACCCGTTCCTGCTCGGACACGAGGCGGCGGGCGTCGTCGAGCAGGTGGGGGAGGGCGTCACCGACGTGGCCCCGGGCGATTTCGTGGTGCTCAACTGGCGGGCCGTCTGTGGCGTCTGCCGGGCCTGCCGCCGGGGTCGGCCCTGGTACTGCTTCAACACCCACAACGCCGCGCAGCGGATGACCCTCACCGACGGGACGGAACTCGCCCCGGCGCTTGGCATCGGCGCGTTCGCCGAGAAGACGCTCGTGCACGCCGGCCAGTGCACGAAGGTGAACCCGGCCGCCCGTCCGGCCGCCGTGGGCCTGCTCGGCTGCGGCGTGATGGCCGGGCTGGGCGCGGCGATGAACACCGGCAACGTGACCCGCGGCGACTCGGTCGCGGTGATCGGCTGCGGCGGTGTCGGGGACGCGGCGGTCGTCGGCGCGGCCCTCGCCGGCGCCACCACGATCGTCGCGGTGGACACCGACAGCCGCAAGCTGGACTGGGCCCGGACGTTCGGCGCCACCCACACCGTGAACGCCTCCGAGACCGACCCGGTCGAGGCGATCCGTGCCGCCACCGGCGGGTTCGGCGCCGACGTGGTGATCGACGCGGTGGGCCGACCGGAGACCTGGAAGCAGGCGTTCTACGCCCGGGACCTGGCCGGCACGGTCGTGCTGGTAGGCGTGCCGACCCCGCAGATGCAGATCGAGCTGCCGCTGCTGGACGTCTTCGGTCGCGGCGGCGCCCTCAAGTCCAGTTGGTACGGCGACTGCCTGCCCAGCCGGGACTTCCCGATGCTCACCGAGCTGTACCTGCAGGGTCGTCTCGACCTGGACGCCTTCGTCACCGAGGAGATCGCCCTCGACCAGGTCGAGAACGCCTTCGACCGGATGCACCACGGCGACGTGCTCCGCTCGGTGGTGGTGTTCTGA
- a CDS encoding sulfite oxidase-like oxidoreductase, producing the protein MGIVSPGFSGRPRTQEPALPPGQYLTEDFPVLSAGPTPRVSLDTWEFVISAENGTEYRWSWQELMALPQETPMVDIHCVTHWSKLGTTWQGVSLDTLLDGVDTGAHFALAHSYGGYTTNLPLDDLRGGRAWVAHTFDGAPLPAEHGGPARLLVPHLYFWKSAKWVRGIRLKTMDEPGFWETAGYHDYGDPWREQRYQGD; encoded by the coding sequence ATGGGAATCGTGTCACCGGGCTTCTCGGGTCGGCCCCGAACGCAGGAGCCGGCGCTGCCACCCGGTCAGTACCTGACCGAGGACTTTCCGGTGCTGTCGGCCGGCCCGACACCCCGGGTCTCCCTGGACACCTGGGAGTTCGTCATCTCCGCCGAGAACGGCACCGAGTACCGGTGGTCGTGGCAGGAGCTGATGGCTCTCCCGCAGGAGACGCCGATGGTCGACATCCACTGCGTCACCCACTGGTCGAAGCTCGGCACCACCTGGCAGGGCGTATCCCTGGACACCCTGCTCGACGGCGTGGACACCGGCGCGCACTTCGCGCTCGCCCACTCGTACGGCGGATACACCACGAACCTTCCGCTTGACGACCTGCGCGGCGGCCGGGCCTGGGTGGCGCACACGTTCGACGGGGCGCCCCTGCCGGCCGAGCACGGCGGCCCGGCGCGGCTGCTGGTGCCGCACCTGTACTTCTGGAAGTCCGCCAAGTGGGTGCGCGGCATCCGGCTCAAGACGATGGACGAGCCGGGTTTCTGGGAGACGGCCGGCTACCACGACTACGGCGACCCGTGGCGTGAGCAGCGGTACCAGGGTGACTGA
- a CDS encoding DUF2267 domain-containing protein yields the protein MNYDTFVDQVSQRTRTSSEQAVELTRAVLETFAERLTGGEVLDLAAQLPQPLQLVLKPSPSTEQADRFGAAEFVARVALRARVQEPAARDAVRAVFTTLREAITGGEFDDVATQLPRDYRDLVEQAMAPGATLRRS from the coding sequence ATGAACTACGACACCTTCGTCGATCAGGTTTCCCAGCGCACCCGGACGTCGTCCGAGCAGGCGGTCGAGCTGACCCGGGCGGTGTTGGAGACGTTCGCCGAGCGGCTGACCGGTGGCGAGGTGCTGGACCTGGCCGCGCAGCTTCCGCAGCCGCTGCAACTGGTGCTCAAGCCGAGCCCGAGCACCGAGCAGGCGGACCGGTTCGGGGCGGCCGAGTTCGTGGCGCGCGTCGCGCTGCGTGCCCGGGTGCAGGAGCCGGCCGCGCGCGACGCCGTACGGGCGGTGTTCACCACCCTGCGGGAGGCGATCACGGGCGGGGAGTTCGACGACGTGGCGACCCAGTTGCCGCGCGACTATCGGGATCTCGTGGAGCAGGCGATGGCGCCGGGCGCGACGTTGCGCCGATCCTGA
- a CDS encoding TerC/Alx family metal homeostasis membrane protein — translation MTESSYLAAASDLSSVGTPTLWALTIAGVILLLVLDFLVTRKPHEVSMREAIGWSAFYVALPLAFGGWVWSRYGSEQGVQYLTGYLVEKSLSVDNLFVFMLLLAAFAVPAVLAQRVLLYGIAGALVLRAVFIALGAAALQTLDFAFLLFAIILIATAVKLLRDALAGHQQEVDINKMRSVKLLRKIMPVVDEYHGARMTVRQGAKRALTPFALVVVAVLATDIVFAVDSVPAVYGITEDPYLVFATNAFALLGLRALYFVLHAALSRLVHLSYGLAIILAFIGLKLGLHWAHGIWASVPQIPTLASLGVIIGVLVVVTLTSLRATRGDTPEQREVVTERH, via the coding sequence ATGACCGAATCGTCATACCTGGCTGCGGCGAGTGACCTGTCGTCGGTGGGTACGCCCACGCTCTGGGCGCTGACCATCGCCGGCGTGATTCTCCTGCTGGTGCTGGACTTCCTGGTGACGCGCAAGCCGCACGAGGTGTCCATGCGGGAGGCGATCGGCTGGTCGGCGTTCTACGTCGCGCTGCCGCTGGCGTTCGGCGGTTGGGTCTGGTCCCGCTACGGCTCCGAGCAGGGCGTGCAGTACCTGACCGGTTACCTCGTGGAGAAGTCCCTCTCGGTCGACAACCTCTTCGTCTTCATGCTGCTGCTTGCCGCGTTCGCGGTGCCGGCCGTGCTCGCCCAGCGGGTGCTGCTCTACGGCATCGCCGGCGCGCTGGTGCTGCGGGCGGTCTTCATCGCCCTGGGCGCGGCGGCGTTGCAGACCCTCGACTTCGCGTTCCTGCTCTTCGCGATCATCCTCATCGCCACCGCGGTGAAGCTGCTGCGCGACGCCCTCGCCGGGCACCAGCAGGAGGTCGACATCAACAAGATGCGCTCGGTGAAGCTGCTGCGCAAGATCATGCCGGTGGTCGACGAGTACCACGGCGCGCGGATGACCGTGCGGCAGGGCGCGAAGCGGGCACTCACCCCGTTCGCCCTGGTGGTGGTGGCGGTGCTGGCCACCGACATCGTCTTCGCCGTCGACTCGGTGCCGGCCGTCTACGGCATCACCGAGGACCCGTACCTCGTCTTCGCCACCAACGCGTTCGCCCTGCTCGGCCTGCGGGCGCTCTACTTCGTCCTGCACGCGGCGCTGAGCCGGCTGGTGCACCTCAGCTACGGCCTGGCGATCATCCTGGCGTTCATCGGCCTCAAACTGGGTCTGCACTGGGCCCACGGCATCTGGGCGAGCGTGCCGCAGATCCCCACCCTGGCCTCACTCGGCGTGATCATCGGCGTGCTGGTCGTGGTGACCCTGACCAGCCTGCGCGCCACCCGGGGGGACACACCCGAGCAGCGCGAGGTCGTCACGGAGCGGCACTGA
- a CDS encoding ferredoxin reductase produces MATGTPARAPIKWQVARLVERRVETATAQTLVLEVPDWPGHLPGQHVDVRLTAPDGYQAARSYSIAGPAVDGPGGPRIEVTVQRVPDGEVSPYLIDVFGAGDPVEVRGPLGGWFIWRSEDTAPVQLVAGGSGIVPLMAMIRARRAVGSKVPFRLIYSVRTAQDVIYADELRRRGRDDFGLDVAYVYTREAPDGWRGEPHRVGLADVNTHGWPPDLEPLTYVCGPTGFVEAVADLLVGLGHASRRIRTERFGPTG; encoded by the coding sequence GTGGCGACGGGCACCCCGGCCCGCGCGCCGATCAAGTGGCAGGTGGCACGGCTGGTGGAGCGCCGGGTGGAGACGGCAACCGCGCAGACGCTGGTCCTGGAGGTGCCGGACTGGCCGGGGCACCTGCCCGGGCAGCACGTCGACGTGCGGTTGACCGCTCCGGACGGCTACCAGGCCGCCCGGTCGTACTCGATCGCCGGACCGGCCGTGGACGGCCCCGGCGGCCCGCGCATCGAGGTGACAGTCCAGCGGGTGCCCGACGGCGAGGTGTCCCCGTACCTCATCGATGTCTTCGGTGCCGGCGACCCGGTGGAGGTCCGCGGACCGCTCGGCGGCTGGTTCATCTGGCGGTCGGAGGACACCGCGCCGGTGCAGCTGGTCGCGGGTGGCTCCGGCATCGTGCCGCTGATGGCGATGATCCGGGCGCGGCGGGCGGTCGGCAGCAAGGTGCCGTTCCGGCTGATCTACTCGGTGCGCACGGCGCAGGACGTGATCTACGCCGACGAGCTGCGCCGCCGGGGCCGCGACGACTTCGGCCTCGATGTGGCGTACGTGTACACCCGCGAGGCCCCCGACGGCTGGCGCGGCGAGCCGCACCGGGTCGGGCTGGCCGACGTGAACACCCATGGCTGGCCGCCGGACCTGGAACCGCTCACCTACGTGTGCGGCCCCACCGGGTTCGTGGAGGCCGTGGCCGATCTGCTGGTGGGCCTGGGCCACGCGTCGCGGCGGATCAGGACCGAACGCTTCGGCCCCACCGGCTGA
- a CDS encoding MBL fold metallo-hydrolase, with the protein MTARIDHAVTSGTFSLDGQTFEVDNNVWVIGDDDECVILDAPHDVAAILALVGDRRVRAILATHAHDDHVRVAPELAEATGAPVLLHAADRVLWDLVHPHLPPHGEVQDGQSIEVAGTALRVLHTPGHSPGACSFHAPDLEAVFTGDTLFQGGPGATGRSYSDFDTIVRSIRTRLLTLPPETVVHTGHGDDTTIGGEAPHLPEWLARGH; encoded by the coding sequence ATGACCGCCCGGATCGACCACGCGGTCACCTCCGGCACGTTCTCCCTGGACGGGCAGACGTTCGAGGTCGACAACAACGTCTGGGTGATCGGCGACGACGACGAGTGCGTCATCCTCGACGCGCCCCACGACGTCGCCGCGATCCTCGCGCTTGTGGGCGACCGTCGGGTCCGCGCCATCCTGGCCACCCACGCCCACGACGACCACGTACGGGTGGCTCCCGAACTGGCCGAGGCGACCGGCGCTCCGGTGCTGCTGCACGCCGCCGACCGGGTGCTCTGGGACCTGGTCCACCCCCACCTGCCGCCGCACGGGGAGGTGCAGGACGGGCAGAGCATCGAGGTGGCCGGCACCGCGCTGCGGGTGCTGCACACCCCCGGGCACAGTCCCGGCGCGTGCAGCTTCCACGCCCCCGACCTTGAGGCGGTGTTCACCGGCGACACCCTGTTCCAGGGTGGGCCGGGCGCGACCGGGCGCTCGTACAGCGACTTCGACACCATCGTGCGATCGATCCGTACCCGGCTACTGACCCTGCCTCCGGAGACGGTCGTGCACACCGGGCACGGCGACGACACCACTATCGGCGGGGAGGCCCCGCACCTGCCGGAGTGGCTGGCACGCGGGCACTGA
- a CDS encoding DUF6510 family protein, translated as MTEMSYLDGNMLDGPMRELFTVDLSTAMGRCENCGMTGSMASLHVYSHAPGLVARCPSCESVMVRLVRAPDRAWLDMRGVTYLQVPMPMEQTLPEPL; from the coding sequence ATGACCGAGATGTCGTACCTGGACGGCAACATGCTCGACGGCCCGATGCGCGAGCTGTTCACCGTCGACCTCAGCACCGCGATGGGCCGCTGCGAGAACTGCGGGATGACCGGCTCGATGGCCAGCCTGCACGTCTACTCGCACGCACCGGGCCTGGTCGCGCGCTGCCCGTCCTGCGAGTCGGTGATGGTGCGGCTGGTCCGCGCGCCGGACCGGGCCTGGCTGGACATGCGCGGCGTCACCTACCTCCAGGTGCCGATGCCGATGGAGCAGACGCTTCCCGAGCCGCTCTGA
- a CDS encoding DUF2795 domain-containing protein: protein MASYADVLQYLSSLDYPAEKDDVVREAEREGAPPDVLKALRALPPVDYANGNEVARSAGIEAAPEVGPAQRAAQARDKKHNRVSQHLRGI, encoded by the coding sequence ATGGCGAGCTACGCGGACGTCCTGCAGTACCTGTCGAGCCTGGACTACCCGGCCGAGAAGGACGACGTGGTCCGCGAGGCCGAACGGGAGGGCGCCCCTCCGGACGTGCTCAAGGCGCTGCGCGCCCTGCCGCCCGTCGACTACGCCAACGGCAACGAGGTGGCCCGGTCCGCAGGCATCGAGGCCGCCCCCGAGGTGGGCCCCGCGCAACGGGCCGCGCAGGCCCGGGACAAGAAGCACAACCGGGTGTCGCAGCATCTGCGCGGCATCTGA
- a CDS encoding alpha/beta hydrolase codes for MDTGAQDPVVTALSRLVPDGVVRHQLTRESGRRLRWVEAGGAEPAVVLISGAGEVALDWAVVLPTLAETSRVIAYDRAGLGASDPVSRLTLDSQVRDLVALLDHVGPAVLVGHSWGGLLAELTALARPDRTRGVVLVDPFHEDTTAQVPLALRVSSSLVLGALPVLKAIGLFNRIAANVGRELARRCTDDPTTQAVVTAAYVASYGTYAQVATIRAENRLANACTGEVRAARAVSAVPDVPMRVLTATRGKPAALQQRSRDLAERTAALFARGVHREVPDSGHYIHKEQPAAVVDAVRAVRAEADRDTP; via the coding sequence GTGGACACGGGGGCGCAGGATCCGGTCGTCACCGCCCTGTCACGCCTGGTGCCGGATGGCGTCGTCCGACACCAGCTGACCCGTGAGTCGGGCCGGCGATTGCGGTGGGTGGAGGCCGGCGGGGCCGAGCCAGCCGTCGTCCTGATCTCGGGGGCCGGCGAAGTGGCGCTGGACTGGGCCGTCGTCCTGCCCACGCTTGCCGAGACGTCCCGCGTCATCGCCTACGACCGCGCCGGCCTGGGTGCCAGCGACCCCGTCTCGCGGCTGACACTGGACTCTCAGGTACGCGACCTGGTGGCGCTGCTCGACCACGTCGGTCCCGCCGTGCTGGTCGGTCACAGCTGGGGCGGACTGCTCGCCGAGCTGACCGCCCTCGCCCGGCCCGACCGCACACGTGGCGTGGTCCTCGTCGACCCGTTCCACGAGGACACCACGGCGCAGGTGCCACTGGCGCTGCGGGTTTCGTCGAGTCTCGTGCTCGGCGCCCTTCCCGTGCTCAAGGCGATCGGGCTCTTCAACCGGATCGCCGCGAACGTGGGCCGCGAACTCGCACGGCGCTGCACCGACGACCCGACGACCCAGGCAGTGGTCACGGCGGCGTACGTGGCCAGCTACGGCACGTACGCGCAGGTCGCGACCATCCGCGCGGAGAACCGCCTCGCCAACGCCTGCACCGGCGAGGTCCGTGCCGCCCGCGCGGTATCGGCGGTCCCCGACGTGCCGATGAGAGTCCTCACGGCGACCCGCGGCAAGCCCGCCGCGCTGCAACAGCGCTCCCGCGACCTCGCCGAGCGGACCGCCGCGCTCTTCGCACGCGGCGTCCACCGCGAGGTGCCCGACAGCGGCCACTACATCCACAAGGAACAGCCCGCCGCCGTGGTGGACGCCGTCCGCGCCGTCCGCGCCGAGGCGGATCGGGACACGCCGTAG
- a CDS encoding DUF3626 domain-containing protein, which yields MTATSERGGLRAAALTSAQVAALAYVRASAVAERRTALAAIERELAAADVGHLPERLLAAAADRGRLTVNFHPDRLCAGGRAVASALAEDGVYRSQFVTGISNGGLTAYPGGDRDRWEHRMFGGAYQRPGAAPADRPTYGGLNLLDHADGACPRFGSCHLRLRPAVLARATFCLGDSHLDPAVVGTADAFEAVLAGLLVGVAGTGECLGRAGTDVATLTRTLLETPSAQATLGRALDDYVEAQIHGPLDLARDVEELVVDPSFAGTPTGATLESIARRYGFPLRWHPGFALAVDRVDAEFRGPAIPVLAARLHREFARPGAPVDAALIGRGAVSVVTEPGRWADRGPIADTLQHLKQLWHVLVRFGEPSH from the coding sequence ATGACGGCGACGTCTGAGCGGGGTGGGCTCCGCGCCGCCGCTCTCACCTCGGCGCAGGTGGCTGCCCTCGCGTACGTGCGGGCGTCGGCCGTGGCCGAGCGTCGGACGGCGCTCGCCGCGATCGAACGGGAACTCGCCGCCGCCGACGTCGGCCACCTGCCGGAGCGGCTGCTCGCCGCGGCAGCCGACCGTGGGCGGCTCACAGTCAACTTCCACCCCGATCGCCTGTGCGCCGGCGGGCGGGCCGTCGCGTCCGCGCTCGCCGAGGACGGGGTGTACCGCAGTCAGTTCGTCACGGGGATCTCCAACGGCGGGCTCACCGCGTACCCAGGTGGCGACCGCGACCGGTGGGAGCACCGGATGTTCGGCGGCGCGTACCAGCGGCCCGGGGCGGCGCCGGCGGATCGACCCACGTACGGCGGACTGAACCTGCTCGACCACGCGGACGGCGCCTGTCCCCGCTTCGGCTCCTGTCACCTGCGGCTGCGCCCGGCGGTGCTGGCCCGGGCGACCTTCTGCCTCGGCGACAGCCACCTCGACCCCGCCGTGGTGGGAACTGCCGACGCCTTCGAGGCGGTGCTCGCCGGGCTGCTGGTGGGTGTCGCCGGCACGGGCGAGTGCCTGGGCCGGGCCGGGACTGACGTCGCCACCCTGACTCGGACGCTGCTGGAGACGCCGAGCGCGCAGGCCACGCTCGGGCGCGCGCTCGACGACTACGTGGAGGCCCAGATCCACGGCCCTCTCGACCTCGCACGCGACGTCGAGGAACTGGTGGTGGATCCGTCCTTCGCCGGCACCCCGACCGGGGCGACGCTGGAATCGATCGCCCGGCGGTACGGTTTTCCGCTGCGGTGGCACCCCGGTTTCGCGCTGGCCGTCGACCGTGTGGATGCGGAGTTTCGAGGCCCCGCGATCCCGGTGTTGGCCGCTCGACTGCACCGCGAATTCGCCCGACCGGGCGCCCCGGTGGACGCGGCGCTGATCGGTCGGGGCGCGGTGTCGGTGGTCACCGAACCGGGGCGGTGGGCGGACCGGGGCCCGATCGCGGACACCCTGCAGCACCTCAAGCAGCTCTGGCACGTTCTGGTGCGGTTCGGCGAGCCGTCTCACTGA
- a CDS encoding pirin family protein → MERTESMLAQTRPPGVADVDPGSVLLPGHDVPLGRYTTVRRLLPQRPRRMVGAWCFVDHFGPDDVAQRPGMEVPPHPHTGLQTVTWLLDGEIIHRDSLGNVQAIRPGQLNVMTSGHGIAHSERSPATHPPVMHGVQLWVALPDPARAGAADFAHHADLPRWRDGDVDATLLVGEFAGQRSPAVVHTPLVGVQLELGGSAPTTLPLRPDFEYALLAMSGSAEAAGVSFEPGALLYLGSGRREVTVRGGAGARLLLLGGTPFEEPLVMWWNFVGRSHEEVAAAREDWMAGRRFGVVADDAASPLPAPALPTTRLKARDRTGSLHG, encoded by the coding sequence GTGGAGCGTACCGAATCGATGCTGGCACAGACCCGACCGCCAGGCGTGGCCGACGTCGATCCCGGCAGCGTGCTGCTGCCGGGCCACGACGTGCCGCTGGGGCGGTACACGACGGTCCGGCGGTTGTTGCCGCAGCGGCCTCGGCGGATGGTCGGCGCGTGGTGCTTCGTGGACCATTTTGGCCCCGACGACGTGGCGCAGCGGCCGGGCATGGAGGTCCCGCCGCACCCGCACACGGGCCTGCAGACGGTGACCTGGCTGCTCGACGGCGAGATCATTCACCGCGACAGCCTCGGCAACGTCCAGGCGATCCGGCCCGGCCAGTTGAACGTGATGACCTCCGGGCACGGCATCGCCCACTCGGAGCGGTCGCCGGCCACGCACCCGCCGGTCATGCACGGCGTGCAGCTCTGGGTGGCGTTGCCGGACCCGGCGCGGGCCGGCGCCGCGGACTTCGCCCACCACGCCGACCTGCCACGCTGGCGGGACGGCGACGTCGACGCGACGCTGCTGGTCGGCGAGTTCGCCGGCCAGCGGTCCCCGGCGGTGGTGCACACCCCGCTGGTGGGCGTGCAACTCGAGCTGGGTGGGTCGGCGCCGACGACGCTGCCGTTGCGGCCCGATTTCGAGTACGCGCTGCTGGCCATGTCCGGCTCCGCCGAGGCCGCCGGGGTGAGTTTCGAGCCGGGCGCGTTGCTGTACCTGGGTTCTGGTCGACGCGAGGTGACCGTGCGCGGCGGGGCGGGGGCCCGGCTGTTGTTGCTGGGCGGTACGCCGTTCGAGGAGCCGCTGGTCATGTGGTGGAACTTCGTGGGCCGCTCGCACGAGGAGGTCGCCGCCGCCCGGGAGGACTGGATGGCCGGCCGGCGCTTCGGAGTGGTGGCCGACGATGCGGCGTCGCCGCTGCCGGCGCCCGCCCTGCCCACCACCCGGCTCAAGGCCCGCGACCGCACCGGCAGCCTGCACGGCTGA